A window of the Cucurbita pepo subsp. pepo cultivar mu-cu-16 chromosome LG01, ASM280686v2, whole genome shotgun sequence genome harbors these coding sequences:
- the LOC111793120 gene encoding NADPH-dependent pterin aldehyde reductase-like, translated as MQGVMNGLGQASGGLSQRTVLITGVSKGLGRALALELAKRGHSVIGCSRSQDKLSSLNSQLLSYDTSSPDKHFILPADVRSDTSVEELARVVVERKGVPDIIVNNAGTINKNAKIWEVHPDEFDAVYETNVKGTVNILRHFIPLMIPSKKGIIVNMSSGWGRSGAALVAPYCASKWAIEGLSRSVAKEVPEGMAVVALSPGVINTDMLASCFGDSASLYQSPDTWALKAATMILNLTAADNGASLTV; from the exons ATGCAGGGAGTGATGAACGGATTAGGGCAAGCCAGCGGCGGTCTCTCCCAAAGGACTGTTCTGATCACCGGAGTCAGCAAAGGACTTGGCCGAGCTCTTGCCCTCGAGCTCGCAAAGCGTGGCCACTCTGTAATTGGCTGCTCTCGTTCTCAAGATAAACTCAGTTCCCTCAATTCCCAACTCCTTTCATACGACACGTCTTCCCCTGATAAGCATTTTATCCTCCCTGCCGATGTG AGGTCTGATACCAGCGTTGAAGAGCTTGCACGTGTTGTTGTTGAAAGGAAGGGCGTTCCTGATATCAttg TAAATAATGCAGGTACTATTAATAAGAACGCGAAGATCTGGGAGGTTCATCCAGACGAGTTTGATGCTGTCTATGAGACAAATGTCAAGGGGACTGTGAACATATTACGTCACTTCATCCCACTTATGATTCCAAGCAAGAAAGGGATTATTGTGAATATGTCATCTGGTTGGGGGAGATCTGGTGCTGCCCTG GTTGCACCTTATTGTGCTTCAAAATGGGCGATTGAGGGTTTAAGTAGATCAGTAGCAAAAGAAGTGCCCGAGGGAATGGCAGTAGTGGCCCTTAGTCCAGGAGTTATAAACACTGACATGCTTGCCTCATGCTTTGGCGATTCAGCTTCTTTGTACCAATCTCCTGATACATG GGCTTTGAAGGCAGCCACGATGATTCTGAATCTTACGGCCGCAGATAATGGTGCATCTCTCACCGTCTGA
- the LOC111777464 gene encoding MDIS1-interacting receptor like kinase 2-like: protein MAAFSLMSFLLLLCYHLLSAPFPISLEASTPSPLQLEADALQQSGWWSGRNISQHCQWKTSIICDASGSIIDIFVDWALPAGSTLHNLNFSSLPNLVSLYIFNSTLDRNMLHGTIPSEMGNFTNLFWLSLSQNMLMGTIPSTLYRLPVLSVLDISGNRLSGVIPPEIGNITNLRTLSLGDNNLTGLFPLEIKSLYRLEQIYVQNNALMGLIPSSVFQLTNLKELNLASNSFSGSIPSEITRSLQFLNASCNMLTGSIPFNLFDLISYHYWLQIDLSHNSFNGPIPSMSMGSRELHGVTMNLSYNKLTGSIPVFLIHFQHIDLSYNSLDGPLSNQFLHHFGVDVVLGNENLCGNHSQLRSCASHNHTVHKLFKILLPSLILFILFVVCFTLYCSRKSKNTTHVTEVDSHGNVFSLWNYDGKIAYQDIIDATEDFDIKYCIGTGGFGSVYRATLPIGKVVALKKLHSSEAAKWETLTKSFQNEIEMLKEIRHKNILKLLGYCLHKRCMFLIYEYMESGSLFWVLSNDTEAEELKWNRRLNVINRVAQALSYLHHDCTMPILHRDVTTNNILLDSNLDAFLSDFGVARFLDVESSNHTVVRGTYGYIAPELAYTTVVTEKCDVYSFGVVALETIIGKHPRELLNNLWSKTTPNVAIKELLDIRLRSPLTQNGVAQRIVVALTLAFACLHPNPTARPTMQHVSRQLLVPRPGLEISFNEVLVEQILRQEIYQVHMTSE from the exons ATGGCAGCCTTTAGTTTGATGAGCTTTCTACTCCTCCTTTGCTACCACTTACTTTCTGCTCCCTTTCCAATATCCTTGGAGGCTTCAACACCATCTCCACTGCAACTAGAAGCCGATGCTCTCCAACAAAGTGGGTGGTGGAGCGGCCGAAACATCTCCCAACACTGTCAATGGAAAACCAGCATCATTTGCGATGCTTCAGGAAGCATCATTGACATCTTCGTTGATTGGGCATTACCAGCTGGATCTACTCTGCATAACTTGAACTTCTCTTCCTTACCCAATTTGGTGAGTCTTTACATCTTTAACTCCACTCTAGATAGGAACATGCTTCATGGTACAATCCCTTCTGAAATGGGAAATTTCACTAACTTATTTTGGTTATCTCTCAGTCAAAACATGCTGATGGGTACAATCCCTTCAACTCTGTACCGTCTCCCTGTTCTTTCCGTTTTAGATATTTCTGGGAATCGATTAAGTGGAGTGATTCCTCCTGAGATAGGGAACATCACCAATTTGAGGACGCTGTCTCTTGGGGATAATAATCTCACCGGCCTGTTTCCTTTGGAAATTAAAAGCCTCTATAGATTGGAGCAAATTTACGTACAGAATAATGCACTCATGGGTCTCATcccttcctctgtttttcaaCTCACTAACCTGAAGGAGTTGAATCTTGCGTCCAATAGTTTTAGTGGCTCCATTCCTTCAGAAATTACACGCTCCTTGCAGTTTTTGAATGCGAGTTGCAACATGCTCACTGGGTCCATTccattcaatttatttgatctAATTTCTTATCATTATTGGCTACAAATTGACCTTAGCCATAACTCCTTCAATGGTCCTATACCTTCTATGTCCATGGGCTCAAGGGAACTCCATGGGGTTACCATGAACCTCAGCTACAATAAGCTCACAGGCTCAATTCCTGTTTTTCtcattcattttcaacacATTGATTTATCCTACAATTCTCTTGACGGCCCACTTTCAAACCAATTCCTTCATCATTTTGGGGTAGATGTTGTTTTGGGTAATGAAAACTTatgtggaaaccactcccaACTTCGCTCTTGTGCTTCACACAATCACACAGTACACAAACTATTCAAAATCCTTCTTCCCTCGCTTATTTTGTTCATCCTTTTCGTTGTTTGCTTCACTCTTTATTGTTCAcgaaaatcaaagaataccACCCATGTGACAGAGGTAGATAGCCATGGAAATGTGTTCTCCCTATGGAATTATGATGGTAAGATTGCTTACCAAGACATTATAGACGCAACCGAAGACTTCGATATCAAATATTGCATTGGCACGGGTGGGTTTGGGAGCGTCTACCGAGCGACGCTTCCCATTGGAAAAGTTGTAGCTTTAAAGAAGCTTCATAGTTCTGAAGCAGCCAAATGGGAAACCCTTACCAAGAGTTTTCAAAATGAGATTGAGATGCTAAAAGAGATTAGGCACAAGAACATCTTAAAGCTCCTTGGTTATTGCCTCCATAAACGTTGCATGTTTCTCATTTACGAGTACATGGAGAGTGGAAGTCTATTTTGGGTGCTGAGCAATGATACAGAAGCAGAGGAATTGAAGTGGAATAGGAGACTAAATGTCATTAATAGAGTTGCCCAAGCTTTGTCCTACTTACATCATGATTGCACCATGCCTATCCTTCATCGAGACGTTACGACCAATAATATACTTCTGGACTCGAATCTTGACGCTTTTCTGTCGGATTTCGGGGTAGCAAGATTTCTTGATGTTGAATCTTCCAATCACACCGTGGTTCGCGGCACGTATGGCTACATTGCTCCag aattggCATACACAACAGTCGTCACAGAAAAATGTGATGTTTATAGCTTTGGAGTGGTGGCATTAGAAACAATAATAGGAAAACACCCTCGAGAATTGTTAAACAATTTATGGTCGAAAACTACTCCAAATGTAGCTATCAAGGAATTGTTGGACATACGTCTAAGATCTCCTTTAACCCAAAATGGAGTAGCTCAAAGAATAGTTGTTGCACTAACGCTGGCTTTTGCATGCCTCCATCCAAACCCAACAGCTCGACCAACAATGCAGCATGTGAGTAGACAACTTCTTGTTCCAAGACCTGGTCTAGAAATCTCATTCAATGAGGTTTTAGTTGAACAAATTTTAAGACAGGAAATATACCAAGTACATATGACTTCAGAATAA